A region from the Drosophila bipectinata strain 14024-0381.07 chromosome 3R, DbipHiC1v2, whole genome shotgun sequence genome encodes:
- the Rbp gene encoding RIMS-binding protein 2 isoform X13 has product MPLLSLNSHNLPPAGSSSYSALGLSGVPAGVGGTLLTHPSMANLGLLDTGTLLGAAGLAGLGAGPGAGGITGATSLYGLSGGAAGAIGSSYGPPFLDVASSASYPFTAAALRQASKMKMLDEIDIPLTRYNRSSPCSPIPPSNWGLDEFTDGLSVSMMHNRGGLALGALDLDTRNHGLNGASEPQVDMLDIPGKGRCCVFIARFPYDPPEASNKSSLFPYREAEGELSLCAGDYLLVWTSGEPQGGYLDAELLDGRRGLVPASFVQRLVGDDLLEFHQAVLSTLRDAEDGSMQCDTTSLPSLPPHNPLLTHTHEDLARLSETHTDLEHDQDDISDNVPAPKHLTLERQLNKSVLIGWSPPEPVGYNLIDSYHVYVDGVLKVTVKANERTRALIEGVDSTRPHRISVRSVTQNRQTSRDAACTMIIGRDTSHLGPSAVRASHITCSSAVISWLPANSNHQHVVCVNNVEVRTVKPGMYRHTITGLAPSTQYRVTVRAKHLRAVGQHAGNVAQTPGRPGQEEAPGAYADFRTLTKGLPDPPQEIQLEAGPQDGTILVTWQPVNRPTSTGPVTGYAVYADGKKVTDINSPTGDHALIDIGKLGVFNPRAVTIRTKSRDSQSADSAPILIPNTVRNAVARRGPNQMGMGPQLPQGPHQIGVQQQMGVIPGQPGQLTAGQQGQHMMGQQMDHGQYDPNQMQQQGMQPQPGQPGHQPDGGSGLLGGLLGGLFSKPTQNQVNQNGYQPGAPGTQRGMVPIPGRPQGPQQQQQPPYGPQGPMGGPRFRGPVPGQMNMQGQQMQGQMQGQMPGQMPGQMQGQMQGQLPGQMPGQMQGHVQGQMPGQMPGQMPGQMMGPRGPLNQQQQQQQQMQQGQMMPGQQPGQQPGQQPGQQQQMPGAQKKPRYFVAMFDYDPSTMSPNPDGCDEELPFQEGDTIKVFGDKDADGFYWGELRGRRGYVPHNMVSEVEDTAAPMTAGGQIAGPMGQGVGQGVGVGVGGTAQVMPGQGAPQQSMRNVSRDRWGDIYANMPVKRMIALYDYDPQELSPNVDAEQVELCFKTGEIILVYGDMDEDGFYMGELDGVRGLVPSNFLADAPDQYNNQMGPGGVGAGRGGLSQRGRGQGPGARGPPPPPRDNMMPGMGGQRGQPGKNARPASPTLLDNTGHPAPDHQTQGMIGRVGNVGMQQQQQQMQQQHQQQQPYGQQQTQMGQQQQQQQQMGQPGMMGQPMGQQMGQQPMGQMGQMGQMGQMGQMGQMGQMGQPMGQMGQQQQQPPVTTQAQTGGLFSGATSLLSGATSAATGGLFGSKQPPKTDPMQPPGGVQPAQQQANAFGAQQPGMQPGMQPGMQQPGMQQPGMQQPGMQQQQQVPPQAQAPPQGPGAGLLGGLKGIAAAAPGGDVLSKGKDLFGKFGFGFGK; this is encoded by the exons ATGCCCCTCCTGTCACTCAACTCGCATAACCTGCCGCCCGCCGGCTCGAGCAGCTACTCGGCCCTGGGCCTGAGCGGCGTACCCGCTGGCGTTGGCGGCACCTTGCTGACGCACCCCTCCATGGCCAATCTCGGCCTGCTGGACACCGGCACCCTTCTGGGAGCCGCCGGGCTGGCCGGCCTGGGCGCTGGACCCGGTGCCGGTGGCATTACGGGCGCCACTTCGCTCTACGGCCTCAGTGGTGGAGCAGCCGGTGCTATCGGCTCCTCCTATGGGCCACCCTTCCTGGATGTCGCCTCGAGCGCTTCGTATCCTTTCACCGCGGCCGCTCTGCGTCAGGCTTCCAAAATGAAGATGCTGGACGAGATCGACATCCCGCTGACGCGTTACAACCGCAGCTCGCCCTGCTCCCCCATCCCGCCCAGCAACTGGGGCTTGGACGAGTTCACCGACGGTCTCAGTGTCTCCATGATGCACAATCGCGGCGGCCTGGCATTGGGTGCCCTCGATCTGGACA CCCGCAACCATGGCCTGAATGGAGCCAGTGAGCCTCAGGTGGATATGCTGGATATTCCCGGCAAAGGCCGCTGCTGTGTGTTCATTGCCCGCTTCCCCTACGATCCACCAGA AGCTTCTAATAAATCCTCTCTGTTTCCTTATAGGGAGGCAGAGGGCGAGCTATCCCTGTGCGCCGGAGACTACTTGTTGGTGTGGACTAGCGGGGAGCCCCAGGGCGGATACCTGGATGCGGAGCTGCTGGATGGACGACGGGGCCTGGTGCCCGCCTCCTTTGTACAGCGTTTAGTAG GCGATGACCTCCTGGAGTTCCACCAGGCAGTGCTGTCGACGCTGCGAGACGCCGAGGACGGGTCGATGCAGTGCGACACCACTTCGCTGCCCTCTTTGCCGCCGCACAACCCATTGCTCACACACACCCACGAGGACCTGGCACGTTTGAGTGAGACGCACACCGATCTGGAGCACGACCAGGACGACATTAGCGATAATG TTCCAGCACCCAAGCACTTGACGCTGGAACGGCAGCTGAACAAGAGCGTGCTCATTGGCTGGTCACCGCCGGAGCCAGTGGGCTACAACCTCATCGACAGCTACCACGTCTACGTGGATGGCGTGCTCAAGGTCACCGTGAAGGCCAACGAACGCACACGCGCGCTTATCGAGGGCGTAGACTCCACGCGG CCGCACCGCATCAGCGTGCGGAGCGTGACCCAGAACAGGCAGACATCCAGGGACGCCGCCTGCACGATGATCATCGGGCGGGACACCTCGCATTTGGGCCCCTCGGCGGTGCGCGCCTCGCACATAACGTGTTCCTCGGCGGTCATCTCGTGGCTGCCGGCCAACTCCAACCACCAGCATGTGGTGTGTGTGAACAATGTGGAGGTGCGCACCGTCAAGCCGGGCATGTACAGGCACACGATCACGGGCTTGGCGCCGAGCACCCAGTACCGGGTGACCGTCCGCGCTAAGCACCTGCGGGCCGTTGGCCAACATGCGGGCAACGTGGCCCAGACGCCGGGCAGGCCCGGCCAAGAGGAGGCACCCGGAGCATACGCAGACTTCCGTACCCTCACCAAGGGTCTGCCCGATCCGCCGCAGGAGATCCAGCTCGAGGCCGGCCCGCAGGATGGTACCATTCTGGTGACATGGCAGCCGGTTAACAGGCCCACCTCGACGGGGCCTGTAACCGGCTATGCTGTGTACGCCGATGGTAAGAAGGTCACCGACATCAACTCGCCCACCGGCGACCATGCCCTCATCGACATTGGCAAGCTGGGCGTCTTCAATCCCCGTGCCGTCACTATTCGCACCAAGTCCCGCGACTCCCAGTCGGCGGACAGTGCGCCCATCTTGATACCAA ACACTGTGCGCAATGCCGTGGCCCGCCGGGGACCAAACCAGATGGGCATGGGCCCACAGCTGCCGCAGGGGCCGCACCAAATAGGCGTGCAACAGCAGATGGGCGTGATTCCCGGCCAGCCCGGACAGCTGACAGCGGGTCAGCAGGGGCAGCACATGATGGGCCAGCAAATGGACCACGGGCAGTACGATCCGAATCAGATGCAACAGCAGGGCATGCAGCCGCAGCCAGGACAGCCGGGTCATCAG CCCGACGGAGGCTCCGGCTTGTTAGGTGGCCTGCTCGGTGGCCTCTTCTCGAAACCCACACAGAATCAAGTGAACCAGAAT GGCTACCAGCCAGGGGCACCAGGCACCCAAAGGGGCATGGTTCCGATCCCGGGCCGGCCGCAGGGaccacaacagcagcagcagccgccctACGGACCCCAGGGTCCCATGGGCGGGCCCCGCTTTCGAGGACCAGTTCCGGGCCAGATGAACATGCAGGGTCAGCAGATGCAGGGCCAGATGCAAGGCCAGATGCCGGGACAGATGCCGGGTCAGATGCAAGGGCAAATGCAAGGACAGCTGCCGGGACAGATGCCTGGTCAAATGCAGGGCCACGTGCAGGGCCAGATGCCAGGCCAAATGCCTGGCCAAATGCCTGGCCAGATGATGGGTCCACGCGGTCCGCtcaaccagcagcagcaacagcagcagcagatgcagCAGGGTCAGATGATGCCCGGCCAGCAGCCCGGTCAGCAGCCAGGCCAGCAGCCcggacagcaacaacaaatgcCGGGCGCCCAGAAGAAGCCACGCTACTTCGTTGCCATGTTCGACTACGATCCCTCCACTATGAGTCCCAATCCCGATGGCTGCGACGAAGAGCTGCCATTCCAAGAGGGTGACACGATCAAG GTCTTTGGTGATAAGGACGCCGATGGCTTCTACTGGGGAGAGCTGCGTGGCCGCCGAGGATACGTACCGCACAACATGGTATCCGAGGTGGAGGACACCGCCGCACCCATGACGGCCGGCGGCCAAATAGCCGGACCCATGGGACAAGGTGTGGGCCAGGGAGTAGGCGTGGGTGTGGGCGGCACCGCCCAGGTGATGCCCGGCCAGGGGGCTCCGCAGCAGAGCATGCGGAATGTGAGCCGCGACCGCTGGGGCGACATTTATGCGAATATGCCCGTCAAGCGGATGATCGCCCTCTACGATTACGATCCCCAGGAGTTGAGTCCGAATGTGGATGCCGAG CAAGTGGAAttgtgtttcaagacgggcgAAATCATACTCGTTTACGGTGATATGGATGAAGACGGTTTCTATATGGGCGAACTGGACGGTGTGCGGGGACTGGTGCCGTCTAACTTCCTGGCGGATGCGCCCGATCAGTACAACAACCAGATGGGTCCAGGCGGAGTCGGGGCAGGCAGAGGCGGGCTGAGCCAGAGGGGTAGGGGCCAGGGTCCCGGAGCGAGGGgcccgccgccgccgccgagaGACAACATGATGCCCGGCATGGGCGGGCAACGCGGCCAACCGGGCAAAA ATGCTCGCCCTGCTTCCCCTACACTGTTAGACAACACGGGCCATCCTGCCCCCGATCACCAAACGCAG GGGATGATCGGTCGCGTTGGTAATGTCGgcatgcagcagcaacagcagcagatgcagcagcaacaccaacagcagcagccgtACGGTCAGCAACAGACACAAAtgggacagcagcagcagcaacaacagcaaatgGGACAACCTGGAATGATGGGTCAGCCGATGGGTCAACAGATGGGTCAGCAGCCCATGGGCCAGATGGGACAGATGGGCCAGATGGGACAAATGGGCCAGATGGGTCAGATGGGGCAGATGGGTCAGCCGATGGGCCAAAtggggcagcagcagcaacaaccgcCGGTGACGACGCAGGCGCAAACGGGTGGACTGTTCTCGGGAGCGACTAGCCTGCTCTCTGGTGCTACCTCGGCTGCCACCGGTGGTCTATTTGGGTCGAAGCAACCGCCCAAAACGGATCCAATGCAACCACCCGGGGGTGTGCAGCCAGCGCAGCAACAAGCGAACGCCTTCGGTGCCCAACAGCCCGGAATGCAGCCCGGGATGCAGCCGGGAATGCAACAACCGGGAATGCAACAGCCGGGAATGCAACAACCCGgcatgcaacagcaacaacaagtgcCACCGCAAGCCCAGGCTCCGCCGCAGGGTCCGGGCGCCGGCCTGCTAGGCGGGTTAAAGGGTATCGCGGCAGCGGCGCCCGGCGGCGATGTCCTGTCGAAAGGGAAAGACCTATTCGGAAAATTCGGGTTTGGCTTTGGCAAATAA
- the Rbp gene encoding uncharacterized protein Rbp isoform X2 — protein MHLCEFPSANVEEENRRPEKAASKKQKQKQQKSRHRGSHSMPYESMHHHQSAAAAVAAGVAPNGMLDSLSLQLRDAEMRRTEIERAHQETLAQIRNLSGSARPDAEAVENLQSRARELEKKVALENVRCEELQIELTAALKAKAARSTVSGMGMGSGASGAGATIPTSASSSTVTWAPTISHQDQGSEIDIIMAKIEQDNRVLAELEQPRTSASASMSALPPSSMLSTVNSEFRTISKSELEEELNRYKRAVLGGASGGGGGMSAMSSGYSSLPHSLASTLPNGGASTSLSGTSVGSQSVAAAAAAAAAASAGSGGGGMVGGGVGVGGLTSISALVPNPISGISSSLSSHGIQSMQYGAGQTSVEKLLSGTSGISGIPPLPVNIHTMKAMPTALSQSTTMPLLSLNSHNLPPAGSSSYSALGLSGVPAGVGGTLLTHPSMANLGLLDTGTLLGAAGLAGLGAGPGAGGITGATSLYGLSGGAAGAIGSSYGPPFLDVASSASYPFTAAALRQASKMKMLDEIDIPLTRYNRSSPCSPIPPSNWGLDEFTDGLSVSMMHNRGGLALGALDLDTRNHGLNGASEPQVDMLDIPGKGRCCVFIARFPYDPPEASNKSSLFPYREAEGELSLCAGDYLLVWTSGEPQGGYLDAELLDGRRGLVPASFVQRLVGDDLLEFHQAVLSTLRDAEDGSMQCDTTSLPSLPPHNPLLTHTHEDLARLSETHTDLEHDQDDISDNVPAPKHLTLERQLNKSVLIGWSPPEPVGYNLIDSYHVYVDGVLKVTVKANERTRALIEGVDSTRPHRISVRSVTQNRQTSRDAACTMIIGRDTSHLGPSAVRASHITCSSAVISWLPANSNHQHVVCVNNVEVRTVKPGMYRHTITGLAPSTQYRVTVRAKHLRAVGQHAGNVAQTPGRPGQEEAPGAYADFRTLTKGLPDPPQEIQLEAGPQDGTILVTWQPVNRPTSTGPVTGYAVYADGKKVTDINSPTGDHALIDIGKLGVFNPRAVTIRTKSRDSQSADSAPILIPNTVRNAVARRGPNQMGMGPQLPQGPHQIGVQQQMGVIPGQPGQLTAGQQGQHMMGQQMDHGQYDPNQMQQQGMQPQPGQPGHQPDGGSGLLGGLLGGLFSKPTQNQVNQNGYQPGAPGTQRGMVPIPGRPQGPQQQQQPPYGPQGPMGGPRFRGPVPGQMNMQGQQMQGQMQGQMPGQMPGQMQGQMQGQLPGQMPGQMQGHVQGQMPGQMPGQMPGQMMGPRGPLNQQQQQQQQMQQGQMMPGQQPGQQPGQQPGQQQQMPGAQKKPRYFVAMFDYDPSTMSPNPDGCDEELPFQEGDTIKVFGDKDADGFYWGELRGRRGYVPHNMVSEVEDTAAPMTAGGQIAGPMGQGVGQGVGVGVGGTAQVMPGQGAPQQSMRNVSRDRWGDIYANMPVKRMIALYDYDPQELSPNVDAEQVELCFKTGEIILVYGDMDEDGFYMGELDGVRGLVPSNFLADAPDQYNNQMGPGGVGAGRGGLSQRGRGQGPGARGPPPPPRDNMMPGMGGQRGQPGKNARPASPTLLDNTGHPAPDHQTQGMIGRVGNVGMQQQQQQMQQQHQQQQPYGQQQTQMGQQQQQQQQMGQPGMMGQPMGQQMGQQPMGQMGQMGQMGQMGQMGQMGQMGQPMGQMGQQQQQPPVTTQAQTGGLFSGATSLLSGATSAATGGLFGSKQPPKTDPMQPPGGVQPAQQQANAFGAQQPGMQPGMQPGMQQPGMQQPGMQQPGMQQQQQVPPQAQAPPQGPGAGLLGGLKGIAAAAPGGDVLSKGKDLFGKFGFGFGK, from the exons ATGCATTTATGTGAATTCCCCAGCGCAAACGTGGAAGAGGAAAACAGGCGACCTGAAAAAGCAGCGAgcaagaagcagaagcagaagcagcaaaAAAG TCGTCATAGGGGCAGCCACAGCATGCCGTACGAGTCGATGCACCATCATCAGTCGGCGGCCGCTGCCGTGGCCGCTGGCGTCGCCCCCAACGGAATGCTGGACTCCCTCAGCCTGCAGCTGCGCGATGCAGAGATGCGGCGCACGGAAATCGAACGGGCGCATCAG GAAACCCTGGCACAAATACGCAATTTGAGCGGAAGCGCACGTCCCGATGCCGAGGCGGTTGAAAATCTGCAATCGAGGGCCCGGGAACTTGAAAAGAAG GTCGCTTTGGAAAATGTGCGCTGCGAGGAGCTGCAAATCGAACTGACTGCAGCTCTGAAGGCCAAGGCAGCGCGCTCGACGGTCTccggaatgggaatgggaagtGGGGCGTCCGGAGCCGGCGCAACTATTCCGACGTCAGCCAGCAGTTCCACCGTCACTTGGGCACCGACAATCAGTCACCAGGACCAAGGCTCCGAGATTGATATCATAATGGCAAAGATTGAGCAG GATAATCGCGTCCTGGCCGAACTGGAGCAGCCTCGCACATCGGCCAGCGCCAGCATGTCAGCATTGCCGCCCAGTTCCATGTTGAGCACGGTAAATAGCGAATTTAGAACCATATCAAAGAGTG AACTCGAAGAAGAACTGAACCGTTATAAAAGGGCCGTACTAGGCGGCGCCTCGGGCGGCGGCGGGGGGATGTCCGCGATGTCCTCCGGCTACTCGAGCCTGCCGCATTCGCTGGCCTCCACGCTGCCCAACGGCGGCGCCAGCACCAGCCTGAGCGGCACCAGCGTTGGCTCGCAGAGCgtggctgccgctgctgctgccgctgccgccgcctcTGCCGGATCGGGGGGCGGAGGCATGGTCGGTGGCGGTGTTGGAGTCGGAGGCCTCACATCCATATCGGCCCTGGTGCCCAATCCAATCAGCGGCATATCCTCGAGCCTGAGCAGCCACGGCATTCAGTCGATGCAGTACGGGGCCGGGCAGACGTCCGTGGAGAAGCTGTTGAGCGGAACTAGTGGAATCTCTGGCATTCCACCTCTGCCGGTAAATATTCACACGATGAAGGCTATGCCAACGGCATTAAGTCAG AGCACAACCATGCCCCTCCTGTCACTCAACTCGCATAACCTGCCGCCCGCCGGCTCGAGCAGCTACTCGGCCCTGGGCCTGAGCGGCGTACCCGCTGGCGTTGGCGGCACCTTGCTGACGCACCCCTCCATGGCCAATCTCGGCCTGCTGGACACCGGCACCCTTCTGGGAGCCGCCGGGCTGGCCGGCCTGGGCGCTGGACCCGGTGCCGGTGGCATTACGGGCGCCACTTCGCTCTACGGCCTCAGTGGTGGAGCAGCCGGTGCTATCGGCTCCTCCTATGGGCCACCCTTCCTGGATGTCGCCTCGAGCGCTTCGTATCCTTTCACCGCGGCCGCTCTGCGTCAGGCTTCCAAAATGAAGATGCTGGACGAGATCGACATCCCGCTGACGCGTTACAACCGCAGCTCGCCCTGCTCCCCCATCCCGCCCAGCAACTGGGGCTTGGACGAGTTCACCGACGGTCTCAGTGTCTCCATGATGCACAATCGCGGCGGCCTGGCATTGGGTGCCCTCGATCTGGACA CCCGCAACCATGGCCTGAATGGAGCCAGTGAGCCTCAGGTGGATATGCTGGATATTCCCGGCAAAGGCCGCTGCTGTGTGTTCATTGCCCGCTTCCCCTACGATCCACCAGA AGCTTCTAATAAATCCTCTCTGTTTCCTTATAGGGAGGCAGAGGGCGAGCTATCCCTGTGCGCCGGAGACTACTTGTTGGTGTGGACTAGCGGGGAGCCCCAGGGCGGATACCTGGATGCGGAGCTGCTGGATGGACGACGGGGCCTGGTGCCCGCCTCCTTTGTACAGCGTTTAGTAG GCGATGACCTCCTGGAGTTCCACCAGGCAGTGCTGTCGACGCTGCGAGACGCCGAGGACGGGTCGATGCAGTGCGACACCACTTCGCTGCCCTCTTTGCCGCCGCACAACCCATTGCTCACACACACCCACGAGGACCTGGCACGTTTGAGTGAGACGCACACCGATCTGGAGCACGACCAGGACGACATTAGCGATAATG TTCCAGCACCCAAGCACTTGACGCTGGAACGGCAGCTGAACAAGAGCGTGCTCATTGGCTGGTCACCGCCGGAGCCAGTGGGCTACAACCTCATCGACAGCTACCACGTCTACGTGGATGGCGTGCTCAAGGTCACCGTGAAGGCCAACGAACGCACACGCGCGCTTATCGAGGGCGTAGACTCCACGCGG CCGCACCGCATCAGCGTGCGGAGCGTGACCCAGAACAGGCAGACATCCAGGGACGCCGCCTGCACGATGATCATCGGGCGGGACACCTCGCATTTGGGCCCCTCGGCGGTGCGCGCCTCGCACATAACGTGTTCCTCGGCGGTCATCTCGTGGCTGCCGGCCAACTCCAACCACCAGCATGTGGTGTGTGTGAACAATGTGGAGGTGCGCACCGTCAAGCCGGGCATGTACAGGCACACGATCACGGGCTTGGCGCCGAGCACCCAGTACCGGGTGACCGTCCGCGCTAAGCACCTGCGGGCCGTTGGCCAACATGCGGGCAACGTGGCCCAGACGCCGGGCAGGCCCGGCCAAGAGGAGGCACCCGGAGCATACGCAGACTTCCGTACCCTCACCAAGGGTCTGCCCGATCCGCCGCAGGAGATCCAGCTCGAGGCCGGCCCGCAGGATGGTACCATTCTGGTGACATGGCAGCCGGTTAACAGGCCCACCTCGACGGGGCCTGTAACCGGCTATGCTGTGTACGCCGATGGTAAGAAGGTCACCGACATCAACTCGCCCACCGGCGACCATGCCCTCATCGACATTGGCAAGCTGGGCGTCTTCAATCCCCGTGCCGTCACTATTCGCACCAAGTCCCGCGACTCCCAGTCGGCGGACAGTGCGCCCATCTTGATACCAA ACACTGTGCGCAATGCCGTGGCCCGCCGGGGACCAAACCAGATGGGCATGGGCCCACAGCTGCCGCAGGGGCCGCACCAAATAGGCGTGCAACAGCAGATGGGCGTGATTCCCGGCCAGCCCGGACAGCTGACAGCGGGTCAGCAGGGGCAGCACATGATGGGCCAGCAAATGGACCACGGGCAGTACGATCCGAATCAGATGCAACAGCAGGGCATGCAGCCGCAGCCAGGACAGCCGGGTCATCAG CCCGACGGAGGCTCCGGCTTGTTAGGTGGCCTGCTCGGTGGCCTCTTCTCGAAACCCACACAGAATCAAGTGAACCAGAAT GGCTACCAGCCAGGGGCACCAGGCACCCAAAGGGGCATGGTTCCGATCCCGGGCCGGCCGCAGGGaccacaacagcagcagcagccgccctACGGACCCCAGGGTCCCATGGGCGGGCCCCGCTTTCGAGGACCAGTTCCGGGCCAGATGAACATGCAGGGTCAGCAGATGCAGGGCCAGATGCAAGGCCAGATGCCGGGACAGATGCCGGGTCAGATGCAAGGGCAAATGCAAGGACAGCTGCCGGGACAGATGCCTGGTCAAATGCAGGGCCACGTGCAGGGCCAGATGCCAGGCCAAATGCCTGGCCAAATGCCTGGCCAGATGATGGGTCCACGCGGTCCGCtcaaccagcagcagcaacagcagcagcagatgcagCAGGGTCAGATGATGCCCGGCCAGCAGCCCGGTCAGCAGCCAGGCCAGCAGCCcggacagcaacaacaaatgcCGGGCGCCCAGAAGAAGCCACGCTACTTCGTTGCCATGTTCGACTACGATCCCTCCACTATGAGTCCCAATCCCGATGGCTGCGACGAAGAGCTGCCATTCCAAGAGGGTGACACGATCAAG GTCTTTGGTGATAAGGACGCCGATGGCTTCTACTGGGGAGAGCTGCGTGGCCGCCGAGGATACGTACCGCACAACATGGTATCCGAGGTGGAGGACACCGCCGCACCCATGACGGCCGGCGGCCAAATAGCCGGACCCATGGGACAAGGTGTGGGCCAGGGAGTAGGCGTGGGTGTGGGCGGCACCGCCCAGGTGATGCCCGGCCAGGGGGCTCCGCAGCAGAGCATGCGGAATGTGAGCCGCGACCGCTGGGGCGACATTTATGCGAATATGCCCGTCAAGCGGATGATCGCCCTCTACGATTACGATCCCCAGGAGTTGAGTCCGAATGTGGATGCCGAG CAAGTGGAAttgtgtttcaagacgggcgAAATCATACTCGTTTACGGTGATATGGATGAAGACGGTTTCTATATGGGCGAACTGGACGGTGTGCGGGGACTGGTGCCGTCTAACTTCCTGGCGGATGCGCCCGATCAGTACAACAACCAGATGGGTCCAGGCGGAGTCGGGGCAGGCAGAGGCGGGCTGAGCCAGAGGGGTAGGGGCCAGGGTCCCGGAGCGAGGGgcccgccgccgccgccgagaGACAACATGATGCCCGGCATGGGCGGGCAACGCGGCCAACCGGGCAAAA ATGCTCGCCCTGCTTCCCCTACACTGTTAGACAACACGGGCCATCCTGCCCCCGATCACCAAACGCAG GGGATGATCGGTCGCGTTGGTAATGTCGgcatgcagcagcaacagcagcagatgcagcagcaacaccaacagcagcagccgtACGGTCAGCAACAGACACAAAtgggacagcagcagcagcaacaacagcaaatgGGACAACCTGGAATGATGGGTCAGCCGATGGGTCAACAGATGGGTCAGCAGCCCATGGGCCAGATGGGACAGATGGGCCAGATGGGACAAATGGGCCAGATGGGTCAGATGGGGCAGATGGGTCAGCCGATGGGCCAAAtggggcagcagcagcaacaaccgcCGGTGACGACGCAGGCGCAAACGGGTGGACTGTTCTCGGGAGCGACTAGCCTGCTCTCTGGTGCTACCTCGGCTGCCACCGGTGGTCTATTTGGGTCGAAGCAACCGCCCAAAACGGATCCAATGCAACCACCCGGGGGTGTGCAGCCAGCGCAGCAACAAGCGAACGCCTTCGGTGCCCAACAGCCCGGAATGCAGCCCGGGATGCAGCCGGGAATGCAACAACCGGGAATGCAACAGCCGGGAATGCAACAACCCGgcatgcaacagcaacaacaagtgcCACCGCAAGCCCAGGCTCCGCCGCAGGGTCCGGGCGCCGGCCTGCTAGGCGGGTTAAAGGGTATCGCGGCAGCGGCGCCCGGCGGCGATGTCCTGTCGAAAGGGAAAGACCTATTCGGAAAATTCGGGTTTGGCTTTGGCAAATAA